From the genome of Eucalyptus grandis isolate ANBG69807.140 chromosome 2, ASM1654582v1, whole genome shotgun sequence, one region includes:
- the LOC104418587 gene encoding transcription factor bHLH168: MKKKSSSSSDSIKPDRKTVERNRRIHMKSLCFKLASLVPSHQPRSTPKDMLSQQDQIEQAAAYIAQLKEKVDMLKAKKELAMARLDVSRRRRGGECGPAFDGAAARQASALPFVSIRDWDSGVEVTLISGCGASKNFMLYEVIGILEEEGAEVVSASISNIGDKVFYTLHAQVRLSRVGVETSRVSQRLHELVYSF; this comes from the exons atgaagaagaagagcagcagcagcagcgactCCATCAAGCCCGACCGCAAGACGGTGGAGCGGAACCGGCGCATCCACATGAAGAGCCTCTGCTTCAAGCTCGCCTCCCTCGTCCCTTCCCACCAGCCCAGATCCACCCCCAAG GACATGCTGTCGCAGCAGGACCAGATCGAGCAAGCCGCGGCGTACATCGCGCAGCTGAAGGAGAAGGTCGATATGCTGAAGGCGAAGAAGGAGCTGGCGATGGCGCGGCTGGACgtcagccgccgccgccgcggcggggAGTGCGGGCCGGCATTCGACGGGGCCGCGGCCAGGCAGGCCTCGGCGCTGCCGTTCGTCAGCATACGGGACTGGGACTCCGGGGTCGAGGTGACCCTGATCAGCGGGTGCGGGGCGAGCAAGAACTTCATGCTGTACGAGGTGATCGGCATTCTCGAGGAGGAAGGCGCCGAGGTCGTGAGCGCCAGCATCTCCAACATCGGCGACAAGGTCTTCTACACCCTCCATGCTCAG GTGAGACTTTCTCGGGTCGGAGTGGAGACCTCAAGGGTTAGCCAGAGACTACACGAGCTGGTTTACTCGTTTTAG